Proteins from one Terriglobus sp. RCC_193 genomic window:
- a CDS encoding sorbosone dehydrogenase family protein: protein MDNFRRAAVFCSAILFASTLAAQVKTGQDAFENAVDEKPGNRIHITLADLPAPHPDETVANGPQLVPRNGAVPVAKPGYRVELYAEGGFKIPRLIRTAPNGDLFLADSGTGSVIVLRGVGANGRAAQREVFATGLNKPFGINFWPADNPQYVYVGNTDSVVRFPYKSGDMKATGAAETVVSGIPAGGGHWTRDVVFSKDGQRMFVSVGSGSNVDDPDTHATEKNRADVLEYKPDGTFVKVFAYGIRNCVGEAIQPETGELWCSVNERDLLGNHLVPDYITHVQEGGFYGWPWWYMGGKQDPRHAGKHPELQAKVITPDVLMQPHNGSLQMTFYEGKGLPGVTKGDIFAAEHGSWNRKERTGYEVARIPVKNGKALGEYEDFLTGFTTPDGKVWGRPVGITIAKDNSIIVVEDGANTVWRVTKAEKQN, encoded by the coding sequence ATGGACAACTTCCGTCGCGCCGCCGTTTTTTGTTCTGCAATTCTGTTCGCCTCGACACTTGCCGCGCAGGTGAAGACGGGGCAGGATGCCTTTGAAAATGCCGTGGATGAAAAGCCCGGCAATCGCATTCACATTACGCTGGCCGATTTGCCCGCGCCGCATCCCGATGAGACGGTGGCGAATGGGCCGCAACTGGTGCCGCGTAATGGAGCGGTTCCGGTTGCGAAACCGGGGTATCGCGTGGAGCTGTATGCCGAGGGCGGATTCAAGATACCGAGACTGATCCGGACGGCTCCGAATGGCGATCTGTTCCTGGCGGATTCGGGCACGGGGTCGGTGATTGTGCTGCGTGGTGTTGGTGCGAATGGCCGGGCGGCGCAGCGCGAGGTGTTTGCGACGGGATTGAACAAGCCGTTTGGCATCAACTTCTGGCCCGCGGATAACCCGCAGTATGTCTATGTGGGGAATACGGATTCCGTGGTGCGTTTCCCGTATAAGAGCGGCGACATGAAGGCCACGGGCGCGGCGGAGACGGTGGTCAGCGGCATTCCGGCGGGTGGTGGGCACTGGACGCGCGATGTGGTGTTTTCCAAGGATGGCCAGCGGATGTTTGTGTCCGTCGGGTCGGGGTCGAATGTGGATGACCCGGATACGCATGCGACGGAGAAAAATCGCGCGGATGTGCTGGAGTACAAGCCAGATGGCACGTTTGTGAAGGTGTTTGCCTATGGCATTCGCAACTGCGTAGGCGAGGCGATTCAGCCGGAGACGGGTGAACTGTGGTGCAGCGTGAATGAGCGCGATCTGCTGGGGAACCACCTGGTGCCGGACTACATCACGCATGTGCAGGAGGGCGGATTCTACGGCTGGCCGTGGTGGTACATGGGTGGCAAGCAGGATCCTCGCCATGCCGGGAAACATCCGGAATTGCAGGCAAAGGTGATTACGCCGGACGTGTTGATGCAGCCGCATAACGGCTCGCTGCAGATGACGTTTTATGAGGGGAAAGGGCTGCCGGGTGTGACGAAGGGCGACATCTTCGCCGCGGAACATGGTTCCTGGAATCGCAAGGAACGCACAGGGTATGAAGTGGCCCGTATCCCGGTGAAAAACGGCAAGGCACTGGGCGAATACGAGGACTTTCTGACTGGCTTTACCACGCCGGATGGCAAGGTCTGGGGGCGGCCGGTGGGCATCACGATTGCGAAGGATAACTCCATCATCGTTGTCGAAGATGGGGCGAATACAGTCTGGCGTGTGACGAAGGCTGAGAAGCAGAACTAA
- a CDS encoding GNAT family N-acetyltransferase, translated as MSSRFHIRTATLEDIPALHRLIEASVRQLQTNEYTAEQRDGALGHVFGVDTQLIQDETYFVACPAEQPEVIAGCGGWSFRRTLFGSDHGPGRVPEVLDPAVDAAKIRAIFIHPEWARQGLGSLILEHCENAAHEAGFQRFEMGSTLTGVALYALKGYQERERVEVPLPNGSRLPIVHMVKLAQRVDVAT; from the coding sequence TTGAGTTCCCGATTTCATATTCGTACTGCGACGCTGGAGGATATTCCTGCGCTGCATCGGCTGATTGAGGCTTCGGTGCGGCAGTTGCAAACGAACGAGTACACGGCAGAGCAGAGGGATGGTGCGCTGGGCCATGTGTTCGGCGTGGATACGCAACTGATTCAGGATGAAACGTACTTTGTAGCGTGTCCGGCAGAGCAGCCGGAGGTGATTGCCGGGTGTGGTGGGTGGAGTTTTCGCAGGACGCTGTTTGGAAGCGATCACGGGCCGGGAAGAGTTCCAGAGGTGCTTGATCCGGCAGTGGATGCAGCGAAGATTCGCGCGATTTTTATTCATCCGGAATGGGCGCGGCAGGGTTTGGGTTCCCTGATCCTGGAGCACTGTGAAAATGCGGCGCATGAGGCCGGGTTTCAGCGGTTTGAGATGGGATCGACCCTGACCGGTGTGGCGCTGTATGCGCTGAAGGGATACCAGGAACGGGAACGCGTTGAGGTGCCTCTGCCGAACGGAAGCCGCCTTCCGATTGTGCACATGGTGAAGCTGGCTCAGCGTGTCGATGTGGCAACGTGA
- a CDS encoding DHA2 family efflux MFS transporter permease subunit: MQHLPSVETERAHTALIWKVGAVAVMGSFLSQMDATVVNVSLPTLVRDLHSNLSVMQWVTSGYLLALAFMLPLNGWLVDRMGARRLYMVCLTTFTVSSALCAAASSAEMLVAFRVLQGLSGGLLAPMAQLMMARVAGKDMARVMGYATLPILLGPLVGPVIAGAILQHASWHWLFLVNVPVGVVAVLCAMFLLPNDEAERNPRSLDLKGLAILSPGMVLFLYGADHVRERMGLALLLVAALCFVLFVRHARSRGDDALVDLKLFHGTFRVAAVTQFLSNGAVYSFQLLLPYLLVRQMGMSPAKVGWLLIPLGVGMLLVYPSNGWLQERFGIRRLAVAGAAVVALTTVPFVLMSIRGLTLPVLVIALFLRGMGQGAIGLPSITAAYLSVPRRELPMATTSMNIVQRLGGPTLTTLCATLLAWGMEQGTQPVAFAWVFGFLCVMNVAVVMATLRLPLRASHQAATV, from the coding sequence TTGCAGCACTTGCCTAGCGTGGAGACAGAACGTGCGCACACGGCGTTGATCTGGAAGGTGGGAGCGGTCGCCGTTATGGGATCGTTCCTGTCGCAGATGGATGCGACGGTGGTGAATGTATCGCTGCCTACGCTGGTGCGGGACCTGCACAGCAATCTTTCCGTGATGCAGTGGGTGACCAGCGGCTATTTGTTGGCGCTGGCATTCATGCTGCCGCTGAATGGATGGCTGGTGGACCGCATGGGCGCACGGCGGTTGTACATGGTGTGCCTGACGACGTTTACGGTGTCGTCGGCGCTGTGTGCCGCTGCGTCTTCCGCGGAGATGCTGGTGGCGTTTCGCGTGCTGCAGGGATTGAGCGGTGGGCTGCTGGCGCCGATGGCGCAGTTGATGATGGCGCGCGTGGCGGGCAAGGATATGGCGCGTGTAATGGGGTATGCGACGCTGCCGATCTTGTTGGGGCCACTGGTGGGGCCGGTGATTGCAGGCGCGATTCTGCAACATGCTTCGTGGCACTGGTTGTTCCTGGTGAATGTGCCGGTGGGTGTTGTGGCGGTGTTGTGCGCGATGTTTCTGCTGCCGAATGATGAGGCGGAACGTAATCCGCGTTCGCTGGATTTGAAGGGACTGGCGATTCTTTCGCCGGGTATGGTGCTGTTCCTCTATGGCGCGGACCATGTGCGGGAACGCATGGGGCTGGCGCTGCTGCTGGTGGCGGCGTTGTGTTTCGTGTTGTTTGTGCGTCATGCGCGGTCTCGTGGAGACGATGCGCTGGTGGATCTGAAGTTGTTTCACGGAACGTTTCGTGTGGCTGCGGTGACGCAGTTTCTGTCGAACGGCGCGGTGTATTCGTTTCAGTTGTTGCTGCCGTATCTGCTGGTGCGACAGATGGGGATGTCGCCTGCGAAGGTGGGATGGTTGTTGATACCGCTGGGCGTGGGGATGCTGCTGGTATATCCGTCGAACGGATGGTTGCAGGAGCGATTCGGGATTCGCAGGCTGGCTGTGGCTGGGGCAGCGGTTGTTGCATTGACGACGGTCCCGTTTGTGCTGATGTCGATACGTGGTTTGACTCTTCCTGTGCTGGTGATTGCGTTGTTTCTGCGAGGCATGGGACAGGGCGCGATTGGATTGCCTTCGATTACGGCGGCGTATCTTTCGGTGCCGCGCAGAGAGTTGCCGATGGCGACGACTTCCATGAACATCGTGCAGCGATTGGGCGGGCCGACGTTGACGACGTTGTGTGCGACGCTGCTGGCGTGGGGGATGGAGCAGGGAACGCAGCCTGTGGCGTTCGCCTGGGTGTTTGGATTTCTTTGCGTGATGAATGTGGCGGTGGTGATGGCCACGTTGCGCCTGCCGTTGCGTGCGTCGCATCAGGCTGCGACGGTATAG
- a CDS encoding isochorismatase family protein, translating to MADKALSLEAKKTALVLIDLQHAIVGRDVQPYAAKDVIARSRRMAEALRTKGGTVVYVHVKLQDFMRPPADEPTQLPKEIPAMASEIVPEAGKQEGDLVIAKRHWGAFAQTNLEAELRARGVETIVLAGIATNIGVESTFRQGTGLGFAFVVVEDACATFSQEMQDFAFKNIFPRAGLVRLTDEVVAALA from the coding sequence ATGGCGGATAAGGCACTTTCACTGGAAGCGAAGAAGACGGCGCTGGTTCTCATTGATTTGCAGCACGCGATTGTGGGGCGGGATGTGCAGCCCTATGCGGCGAAGGATGTGATTGCGCGTTCGCGGCGTATGGCGGAGGCGCTGCGGACGAAGGGCGGGACGGTGGTGTATGTGCATGTGAAGCTGCAGGATTTTATGCGGCCGCCGGCGGATGAACCGACGCAGCTTCCGAAGGAGATCCCAGCGATGGCCAGCGAGATTGTGCCGGAGGCCGGGAAGCAGGAGGGTGACCTGGTGATTGCGAAGCGGCACTGGGGCGCATTTGCACAGACGAATCTTGAGGCGGAGTTGCGCGCGCGTGGCGTGGAGACGATTGTGCTGGCGGGCATTGCAACGAACATCGGCGTGGAGTCGACGTTCCGGCAGGGAACCGGCCTGGGGTTTGCGTTTGTGGTGGTGGAGGATGCGTGCGCCACGTTCAGCCAGGAGATGCAGGACTTTGCGTTTAAGAACATCTTCCCGCGTGCGGGGCTGGTGCGTTTGACGGATGAGGTGGTTGCAGCACTTGCCTAG
- a CDS encoding TetR/AcrR family transcriptional regulator encodes MSSTSSIPVRRAPRQDRATKRVEAFLGAAEALFVEQGYEGTTMTAIAERAGSSIGALYSYFPDKVALARALASQYVDALAAYWTPAFEQLDGASAKKFAERFLDSFLEFIAAQPAYLQLQAAPVRFRRDPATRHAFRVVLQKALQRCAPQLEDTRAYLCANTVLQITKGMVTLYADSNAADKPRVVTEFKNVLSLYLKSVFAEKRS; translated from the coding sequence GTGTCCTCAACTTCGTCAATCCCGGTACGCCGCGCACCCCGCCAGGATCGCGCCACAAAGCGCGTAGAGGCGTTTCTTGGCGCTGCCGAGGCCCTCTTCGTAGAACAGGGATACGAAGGCACAACCATGACCGCGATAGCAGAACGCGCCGGTTCTTCTATCGGTGCGCTCTACAGCTACTTCCCCGATAAAGTCGCGCTGGCACGCGCGTTGGCCTCGCAATACGTGGACGCACTGGCCGCTTACTGGACACCAGCGTTTGAACAACTCGACGGCGCTTCCGCAAAGAAATTCGCAGAACGTTTCCTCGACAGTTTTCTTGAATTCATCGCGGCCCAGCCGGCCTACCTGCAACTGCAGGCAGCACCCGTGCGCTTTCGCCGCGACCCCGCCACCCGCCACGCCTTTCGCGTCGTACTGCAAAAAGCGTTGCAGCGGTGCGCTCCGCAACTCGAAGACACACGCGCCTATCTCTGCGCCAACACCGTGCTGCAGATCACCAAGGGCATGGTCACGCTCTACGCCGACAGCAACGCCGCAGACAAGCCACGCGTCGTTACGGAATTCAAGAACGTCCTCTCGCTCTACCTGAAAAGCGTCTTCGCCGAAAAGCGCAGTTAA